Proteins encoded in a region of the Halothiobacillus diazotrophicus genome:
- a CDS encoding anhydro-N-acetylmuramic acid kinase: protein MSGENRRQSVKARPFIGVMSGTSMDAIDACIVDFSAARPRVTSHASRALTDLHDDLRALNPGRQTSTQSGQDTIDLLGQLDIRIAHRICECIEELLDQAGLGAEDIAAIGCHGQTIRHRPTLSTPFTLQIGDPNTIAERTGIPVIADFRRRDMAAGGQGAPLVPPAHRVLFGSDAPDETLIAVNLGGICNITVSRPNDELVGFDTGPANTLMDAWIRRHRDLAYDEDGRWAASGTLRTTLLARLMNEPYFHQPAPKSTGPEFFNLDWLLASAGDGLEQLPPEDVQATLLALTAQTLTAAIRPWVMAASTRPRVILAGGGARNPVLVAAIRQMIRHMAPEAVVELSDESGIDVQCVECAAFAWLARQFLLGQPGNAPSVTGARGPRILGGYYPA from the coding sequence ATGAGCGGGGAAAATCGGCGCCAGAGTGTAAAAGCACGACCCTTCATCGGCGTGATGAGCGGCACCAGCATGGATGCGATCGATGCCTGCATCGTCGACTTCTCGGCGGCCCGCCCGCGCGTGACGTCACACGCATCCCGCGCGCTGACTGACCTTCATGACGACCTTCGCGCACTGAATCCCGGCCGCCAGACATCAACCCAATCGGGTCAGGACACCATCGATCTTCTGGGACAACTGGACATTCGTATCGCCCACCGCATTTGCGAATGCATCGAGGAATTGCTCGATCAAGCCGGGCTTGGCGCAGAAGATATTGCGGCCATCGGCTGCCACGGCCAGACCATTCGGCACCGCCCCACGCTGTCGACCCCCTTCACTCTGCAGATCGGCGACCCCAATACCATCGCCGAACGAACAGGCATTCCCGTTATTGCCGACTTTCGGAGACGCGACATGGCTGCCGGCGGACAGGGCGCCCCCCTGGTACCCCCCGCGCATCGCGTCCTCTTCGGGTCGGACGCACCGGACGAAACGCTCATCGCCGTCAATCTCGGCGGCATCTGCAACATTACCGTGTCCCGTCCGAATGACGAGCTGGTCGGCTTCGATACCGGCCCGGCCAATACACTCATGGATGCGTGGATTCGTCGGCACCGCGATCTAGCCTACGATGAGGATGGCCGCTGGGCCGCATCCGGCACTCTACGCACGACGCTACTGGCCCGCCTGATGAACGAACCTTATTTCCACCAGCCCGCACCCAAATCGACCGGGCCCGAGTTCTTCAATCTCGACTGGCTCCTCGCCAGCGCGGGAGACGGTCTGGAACAACTACCCCCCGAAGACGTACAGGCAACGCTCCTGGCCCTCACGGCACAAACGCTCACGGCCGCCATCCGTCCCTGGGTCATGGCCGCGTCCACGCGCCCACGCGTCATCCTCGCCGGTGGCGGCGCCCGAAATCCGGTTCTGGTGGCGGCGATTCGGCAAATGATCCGGCATATGGCGCCGGAGGCCGTCGTCGAACTGAGCGATGAGTCGGGAATTGATGTGCAGTGCGTGGAATGCGCCGCCTTTGCCTGGCTGGCGCGGCAATTCCTTCTGGGGCAACCGGGGAATGCCCCTTCGGTTACCGGGGCGCGCGGCCCACGGATTCTTGGCGGCTATTACCCGGCTTGA
- a CDS encoding citrate synthase produces the protein MEYIPGLQGVPATQSSISFLDGQKGLLTYRGYPIVDLARHSTFEETSWLLINGELPDREQLAAFDAELRNGRNRRVKYNVRDIMKFLPIDGHPMEALQTCVASLGMFYPGQERMTANGVNADSEFVEQMIIKTLASMATLVAMWEHIRRGDDPVQPRADLTYAENFLYMMNEREPDAVESRIMDACLILHAEHTINASTFSALVSGSTLAPPNLVVAAAIGTLAGPLHGGANQRVLNMLDEIPSVAAVADWLDQRLANKQVVWGFGHREYKTKDPRADILQGLLEQLREHRGGEISPQYEIARELERSAEERLASKGVYPNVDFYSGLLYEALGIPRDQFTPIFAISRTAGWLAHWKEQISQNRIFRPTQVYTGYDPRPYPSRLNG, from the coding sequence ATGGAATACATTCCCGGTTTACAGGGTGTACCCGCCACCCAGTCGTCCATTTCGTTTCTGGATGGTCAGAAGGGCCTGCTCACGTATCGCGGTTACCCAATCGTCGATCTGGCCCGTCACAGTACGTTCGAGGAAACGTCCTGGCTGCTGATCAATGGCGAGTTGCCGGACCGGGAGCAGTTGGCCGCCTTCGATGCCGAGTTGCGCAACGGCCGGAACCGTCGGGTCAAGTACAACGTCCGGGACATCATGAAGTTCCTGCCTATCGACGGGCATCCAATGGAGGCGCTGCAGACCTGCGTGGCCAGTCTGGGCATGTTCTATCCCGGTCAGGAGCGCATGACGGCAAACGGCGTCAATGCCGATAGCGAGTTCGTCGAACAGATGATCATCAAGACGCTCGCCAGTATGGCGACGCTCGTGGCGATGTGGGAGCACATTCGTCGCGGTGATGATCCGGTCCAGCCCCGGGCGGATCTGACCTACGCGGAAAACTTCCTTTACATGATGAACGAGCGGGAGCCGGATGCCGTCGAGTCGCGCATCATGGACGCCTGTCTGATTCTGCACGCCGAGCACACCATCAATGCCTCCACCTTTTCGGCGCTGGTCAGCGGCTCGACCCTGGCCCCGCCGAATCTCGTGGTCGCGGCGGCCATCGGTACGCTGGCGGGTCCCCTGCATGGGGGTGCCAATCAGCGCGTGCTGAACATGCTGGACGAAATTCCCTCCGTGGCGGCGGTTGCCGACTGGCTTGATCAGCGCTTGGCGAACAAACAGGTCGTCTGGGGCTTCGGTCACCGGGAATACAAGACGAAGGATCCGCGGGCAGATATTCTGCAGGGCCTGCTGGAGCAGCTGCGGGAGCATCGGGGCGGCGAGATTTCTCCCCAATATGAAATTGCCCGCGAGCTTGAGCGCAGCGCCGAGGAGCGCCTTGCATCTAAGGGCGTTTACCCGAACGTCGATTTCTATTCGGGGCTGCTCTACGAGGCGTTGGGTATCCCGCGCGATCAGTTCACGCCGATTTTCGCGATTTCCCGCACGGCGGGCTGGCTGGCGCACTGGAAGGAGCAGATCAGCCAGAATCGCATCTTCCGGCCGACACAGGTCTACACCGGATACGACCCGCGCCCCTATCCCTCCCGTCTGAACGGCTGA
- the erpA gene encoding iron-sulfur cluster insertion protein ErpA, giving the protein MSSENVASPVEEAPLIFTENAARKVLSLIEEEGNPDLKLRVFITGGGCSGFQYGFMFEESAQEDDAQVVREGVTLLVDPMSIQYLEGAEIDYKEDISGAQFVIRNPMAATTCGCGSSFSV; this is encoded by the coding sequence ATGAGCAGTGAAAATGTTGCCAGCCCCGTCGAGGAGGCGCCGCTGATTTTTACCGAGAATGCGGCTCGTAAGGTTTTGAGTCTGATCGAGGAGGAAGGGAATCCCGACCTCAAGCTGCGGGTGTTTATCACCGGGGGCGGCTGTTCCGGATTTCAGTACGGCTTCATGTTCGAGGAGTCGGCTCAGGAAGACGATGCCCAGGTGGTTCGGGAAGGGGTGACCCTGCTCGTCGACCCGATGAGTATCCAGTACCTTGAGGGTGCGGAAATCGACTACAAGGAAGACATCAGCGGTGCACAGTTCGTGATCCGTAATCCCATGGCTGCCACGACCTGTGGCTGCGGTTCATCTTTTTCGGTTTAG
- the argC gene encoding N-acetyl-gamma-glutamyl-phosphate reductase, producing MKKIGIVGGTGYTGVELMRLLARHGGVEVVAITSRGEAGMPVDILYPNLRGALSLRFSTPDDADLTACDLVFFATPNGVAMQQAPALLAQGVKVVDLAADYRIRDLDVWSKWYGMTHASPEWVGRAAYGLPELYRDEIRSAQLVANPGCHVTAATLGLLPLMGQEWIDHGQLVVDSKSGTSGAGRKAEVPMLMAEAGESFRVYAAEGHRHQPEILQTLVAVSERPVGLTFLPHLVPMVRGIESSIYIPLRDEPPVDVQALFEDYYADEPFVDVMPPGSYPETRSVRGNNLCRVAIYRPLGGSMLVVSSVIDNLVKGAAGQAVQNMNLMLGFPEDQGLDLIGLAP from the coding sequence ATGAAGAAAATTGGCATTGTCGGTGGTACGGGGTATACCGGCGTGGAATTGATGCGGCTTCTGGCACGCCATGGTGGCGTCGAGGTCGTGGCGATCACCTCCCGTGGCGAGGCGGGCATGCCGGTGGATATTCTGTACCCCAACCTGCGTGGTGCCCTGTCTCTGCGTTTTTCCACGCCGGACGATGCCGACCTGACCGCCTGCGATCTCGTGTTCTTCGCCACGCCGAACGGGGTGGCCATGCAGCAGGCCCCGGCACTTCTGGCCCAGGGCGTGAAGGTCGTCGATCTGGCGGCCGATTACCGGATCCGCGATCTGGACGTCTGGTCGAAATGGTATGGCATGACCCATGCCTCCCCGGAATGGGTCGGTCGGGCCGCCTACGGTCTGCCCGAGTTGTATCGAGACGAAATCCGTTCGGCGCAGCTCGTCGCCAACCCCGGTTGCCACGTCACGGCCGCGACCTTGGGATTGTTGCCGCTGATGGGTCAGGAATGGATCGACCATGGCCAACTCGTCGTCGACAGCAAGTCCGGGACCAGCGGTGCGGGGCGCAAGGCCGAGGTGCCGATGCTCATGGCCGAGGCCGGCGAGAGTTTTCGGGTTTATGCAGCCGAGGGGCATCGCCACCAGCCGGAAATTCTGCAGACCCTGGTCGCCGTGTCGGAGCGTCCGGTGGGCCTGACGTTCCTGCCGCATCTCGTTCCGATGGTGCGCGGCATCGAGTCGAGCATCTATATTCCCTTGCGCGACGAGCCGCCGGTGGACGTTCAGGCGTTGTTCGAGGATTACTATGCCGATGAGCCGTTCGTGGATGTCATGCCGCCCGGCAGCTACCCCGAAACGCGTAGCGTGCGCGGCAACAACCTGTGCCGCGTGGCAATCTACCGGCCGCTCGGCGGTTCGATGCTGGTGGTCAGCTCGGTGATCGATAATCTGGTCAAGGGCGCGGCTGGACAGGCTGTCCAGAACATGAACCTGATGCTCGGCTTCCCGGAAGACCAGGGCTTGGATCTCATCGGTCTGGCGCCATAA
- a CDS encoding chloride channel protein, giving the protein MRPKVHQILDHMRLRLAKPDALIHMAILGLFAGLLASALVTAFRLVLEALEIYFLGLPAPGEYAALPLEWRFLLPALGGITLGLIVHRLPVGIRNVGVGHVIIRFHRFEADLPWRNAVLMFFSGIYALLIGLSNGREGPGIHLGAFGGSLIGRKLDLPHNSVRTLVGCGAAAAIAASFNTPLAAVIFALELIVRQYTLATFIPIMLASSAGALFSTLFFGNNPAFNIQLMHNLALWEVPILILLGLLLGSFAASFIQIIETSIQRTWRWPVWLRFGIIGVLTGIIGLALPQVMGVSYAPLGLAAGAKFALWFLVLLVFAKLILSALTFGFGLPLGPIGPSLVIGGFTGSAVGTLLLNFTQIPLSDVAFYTVLGMGAMMAATLQAPLAALAAVLELTGDTGAIMPAMLTIIVASLTSRALFHKDGIFDTVLRANAHQMHGLSLWHGANDVGISSVIERSFAEVAQNSTWRELTAAIADKPAWLIVRDDARQPIGVLPLATVQKLLSQRAQASTATDTGSEAETPETQTTDTPGNDTPSDAAPIDLAETFTLMPVEAVDLGLTLNEARELMRRQQVDVLVGQRITVPPFKRTYGVLTRAALEEYTRNAA; this is encoded by the coding sequence GTGCGTCCCAAAGTTCACCAGATACTCGACCACATGCGCCTTCGGCTCGCGAAGCCGGATGCGCTGATCCACATGGCCATCCTGGGCCTGTTTGCGGGCCTGCTTGCGTCCGCCCTGGTGACGGCCTTCCGTCTCGTGCTCGAAGCACTGGAAATCTACTTTCTCGGCCTGCCCGCTCCGGGTGAATATGCGGCATTACCGCTGGAATGGCGGTTTCTGCTGCCGGCACTTGGCGGGATCACTCTGGGGTTGATCGTACACCGACTGCCCGTCGGCATCCGCAATGTCGGCGTCGGCCACGTGATCATCCGCTTCCATCGCTTCGAGGCAGACCTGCCCTGGCGGAATGCCGTCCTGATGTTCTTCAGCGGGATTTATGCCCTGCTGATCGGCTTGTCCAACGGTCGCGAGGGGCCGGGCATCCATCTCGGGGCATTCGGCGGCAGTCTCATCGGCCGCAAGCTCGACCTACCGCACAACAGTGTACGCACCCTGGTCGGCTGCGGTGCCGCCGCGGCGATCGCCGCCTCCTTCAACACCCCCCTGGCGGCCGTAATCTTCGCCCTCGAACTGATTGTCCGCCAATACACCCTCGCCACCTTCATTCCGATCATGCTGGCCTCGTCGGCGGGCGCCCTGTTCTCGACCCTGTTCTTCGGCAACAACCCAGCCTTCAACATTCAGCTGATGCACAACCTCGCCCTGTGGGAAGTCCCCATCCTGATCCTCCTGGGCCTACTCCTGGGCAGCTTCGCGGCGAGTTTCATCCAGATCATTGAAACATCCATCCAACGCACCTGGCGTTGGCCCGTCTGGCTCCGGTTCGGCATCATCGGCGTGCTGACCGGCATCATCGGACTCGCGCTACCGCAAGTCATGGGCGTCAGTTACGCCCCACTCGGCCTGGCGGCCGGCGCCAAATTCGCCCTCTGGTTCCTGGTGCTGCTGGTATTCGCCAAACTGATCCTGAGCGCGCTCACTTTCGGATTCGGCCTGCCGCTGGGACCCATTGGCCCTTCCCTCGTCATCGGCGGATTCACCGGTAGTGCCGTGGGCACCCTGCTGCTGAATTTCACGCAGATCCCGCTGTCGGACGTCGCGTTCTACACGGTACTCGGGATGGGCGCGATGATGGCGGCGACGCTGCAGGCACCACTGGCGGCCCTCGCCGCAGTCCTCGAGCTGACCGGAGATACGGGCGCCATCATGCCCGCGATGCTGACCATCATCGTGGCCAGCCTCACGAGCCGAGCCCTATTTCACAAGGATGGCATTTTCGACACGGTACTGCGCGCCAACGCGCACCAGATGCATGGCCTATCCCTCTGGCACGGTGCCAACGACGTCGGCATCAGCAGCGTGATCGAACGCAGCTTCGCCGAAGTCGCCCAGAACAGCACCTGGCGTGAACTGACGGCGGCGATCGCCGACAAACCCGCCTGGCTGATCGTGCGGGACGACGCACGTCAACCGATCGGCGTGTTGCCCCTCGCTACCGTGCAGAAGCTGCTGTCGCAACGTGCGCAGGCATCGACGGCCACCGACACCGGTAGCGAGGCCGAAACACCGGAAACGCAGACCACGGACACCCCCGGCAACGACACCCCTTCGGATGCCGCCCCAATCGATCTGGCCGAGACCTTCACCCTGATGCCGGTCGAGGCGGTGGATCTGGGCCTGACCCTGAACGAAGCCCGTGAACTCATGCGCCGTCAGCAGGTCGATGTACTGGTTGGACAGCGCATCACTGTTCCGCCCTTCAAACGCACCTACGGCGTACTGACACGGGCGGCACTGGAGGAGTACACCCGGAATGCGGCCTGA
- a CDS encoding peroxiredoxin family protein: MNDHPPQSPARRAALRLLGAVGAAGLLAGCSTDTPVKLSGITVQTLEGQTVDLAKILGKPTAITFWATTCPGCVEEIPHMAALQKKFGPKGVQVIGLAMSYDDLGQLRAMVKEKDIPYTIWQDKTGAAAAAFGPVRLTPTFFVLDRKGVIRYQKIGPFDTQRVDQLLTQLTANA, translated from the coding sequence ATGAACGATCATCCGCCTCAGTCCCCCGCCCGTCGCGCCGCCCTCCGCCTGCTGGGCGCAGTGGGCGCCGCCGGGCTTCTGGCTGGCTGCTCGACGGACACGCCGGTGAAGCTGAGCGGCATCACCGTCCAGACGCTTGAGGGGCAAACCGTCGATCTGGCCAAAATCCTTGGAAAGCCCACGGCCATCACCTTCTGGGCCACGACCTGCCCCGGTTGCGTCGAGGAAATTCCCCACATGGCGGCACTCCAGAAGAAATTCGGGCCCAAGGGCGTGCAGGTCATCGGTCTCGCCATGTCCTATGACGATCTGGGCCAGCTGCGGGCCATGGTGAAGGAAAAGGACATCCCCTACACGATCTGGCAGGACAAGACCGGTGCCGCGGCGGCGGCATTCGGCCCCGTACGACTCACGCCGACCTTCTTCGTGCTGGATCGGAAGGGGGTCATCCGCTATCAGAAGATCGGACCATTCGATACCCAACGCGTCGACCAGTTGCTGACCCAACTGACGGCGAACGCCTGA
- the map gene encoding type I methionyl aminopeptidase: MSVTIKTPEEIEKIRTASLLATEVLNLLRPLVVAGVTTDYLNDVAHRHITEVQGGTPATLGYHGFPKSLCTSLNHQVCHGIPGERKLVNGDILNIDVTVIKDGWYGDTSAMYTVGAPSIRAQRLIDVTYDAMMRGIEAVRPGATLGDIGHAIQKTAEASGFSVVREYCGHGLGRNFHEEPQILHYGRPGEGLALEPGMVFTIEPMINAGKKEIKLLNDGWTVVTKDHSLSAQWEHTVAVTETGVDILSGSARPE, from the coding sequence ATGAGCGTCACGATCAAAACCCCGGAAGAAATCGAGAAGATCCGCACCGCCAGCCTGCTGGCCACCGAGGTGCTCAACCTCCTGCGGCCGCTGGTCGTTGCCGGCGTCACTACCGACTACCTGAACGACGTGGCCCACCGGCACATCACGGAAGTCCAGGGCGGCACGCCCGCCACGCTGGGCTATCACGGTTTCCCGAAGTCCCTTTGCACCTCGCTGAACCATCAGGTCTGTCATGGCATCCCGGGCGAGCGCAAGCTCGTCAACGGAGACATCCTCAACATCGACGTCACCGTCATCAAGGACGGTTGGTACGGCGATACCTCGGCCATGTACACAGTCGGAGCGCCCTCGATTCGGGCGCAACGGCTGATCGACGTAACCTATGACGCCATGATGCGCGGCATCGAGGCCGTCCGGCCCGGCGCCACGCTCGGCGACATCGGCCATGCCATCCAAAAGACCGCCGAGGCCAGCGGCTTTTCCGTCGTGCGGGAGTATTGCGGACACGGACTCGGCCGGAATTTCCACGAGGAACCACAGATCCTGCATTATGGTCGACCCGGCGAGGGGTTGGCACTGGAGCCGGGCATGGTGTTCACCATCGAGCCCATGATCAATGCGGGCAAAAAGGAAATCAAACTGCTGAACGACGGCTGGACCGTGGTCACCAAGGATCACTCGCTCTCCGCCCAGTGGGAACACACGGTCGCCGTCACCGAAACCGGGGTCGACATCCTGAGTGGTTCCGCCCGACCCGAGTAG
- the glnD gene encoding [protein-PII] uridylyltransferase, protein MTTTQAPHKAATAVQQQITSLHGRWPEAIVDAAAAERFLKELSDQIDQFLRILWPTDFVNQPLALVAVGGYGRQEQFPHSDIDILILIDDHRWDEAIQTFLYALWDEGLPIGHAVRTLDECVEAGREDVTVYTNLLDARLIIGDAPLFQALIEVVRSDRITQDWPFFLAKLAEQNQRYEAQDAMGARIEPNIKESPGGLRDLQTIRWISNRVAGAGTLAGMHRAELLRDQEWHSLEAAQGLLYRVRIGLHALAGRGEERLLLMHQKALAAHFQFTEDSDGNLAVERFMQSYFRATIEIERLNRLILQNFREQLDPHPATEITPLNPRFQIRGNLLETTDAQVFMRAPTATLELFLLLAQHPELIDMSASTARQLRANLSVIDAGFRKNPHANQLFLEILRGERGVYRALKAMNLSGVLAAYIPAFGQIVGLMQFDLFHAYTVDTHTLLVTRNLRRFSRPEFANELPMASAIFSRIEKPEVLYLAGLFHDIAKGRGGDHAILGAVDARIFAQQHGLPEEAVDRLAWLVENHLLMSFTAQRRDIEDPAIIREFGQKVGSRERLDELFLLTVADIRGTNPNLWNAWRDALLKRLHQLTSAWFEEGEQSAHETIRTNRTDAQDQGEAAGLSRAGLQAWLAALPDDYFLRTDTLPILQHARLALEQTPLPTLEISSDPEQHATQILILTNDHPALFAHIVAEIDRQGLNVQSANMTLIPATQPDQPDRALFEFFALNGQGAPALDAWSIEHLTERLTERLAHPEGAPPVIRRRMKPQLASIDVATQIEFLPDRARQRTLVQISTKDRPGLLADLTEAFAREGVFLRHARISTLGERVEDAFYVVDARDRPIEVQETRTRLEATLRDAINSSDR, encoded by the coding sequence ATGACGACGACGCAAGCCCCCCATAAAGCCGCCACCGCCGTTCAGCAGCAGATCACGTCGCTCCACGGCCGGTGGCCGGAGGCCATCGTCGACGCCGCAGCCGCCGAGCGATTCCTCAAGGAGCTGAGCGACCAGATCGACCAGTTTCTGCGCATCCTCTGGCCCACGGATTTCGTCAACCAGCCGCTGGCTCTCGTTGCCGTCGGCGGCTACGGGCGGCAGGAACAATTCCCCCACTCCGACATCGACATTCTCATCCTGATCGACGACCACCGCTGGGATGAGGCCATCCAGACCTTTCTCTATGCATTGTGGGACGAGGGTCTGCCCATCGGGCACGCCGTGCGTACGCTCGACGAGTGCGTCGAGGCGGGTCGGGAGGACGTCACCGTCTACACCAACCTGCTCGATGCGCGGCTGATCATCGGTGACGCCCCCCTGTTTCAGGCCCTCATCGAGGTCGTTCGATCGGATCGAATTACCCAGGATTGGCCGTTCTTCCTCGCCAAACTGGCGGAGCAGAACCAGCGCTACGAAGCCCAGGACGCCATGGGTGCACGCATCGAGCCCAACATCAAGGAAAGTCCGGGCGGCCTGCGCGATCTGCAAACCATCCGCTGGATCAGCAACCGTGTGGCGGGAGCCGGCACGCTGGCCGGCATGCATCGCGCGGAACTGCTGCGCGATCAGGAATGGCACTCACTCGAAGCCGCTCAAGGGCTGCTCTACCGGGTCCGCATCGGACTCCATGCCCTGGCCGGCCGTGGCGAGGAACGGCTGCTGCTGATGCACCAGAAAGCCCTGGCAGCCCATTTCCAGTTCACCGAGGACAGTGACGGCAATCTGGCCGTCGAGCGTTTCATGCAGTCCTACTTCCGGGCGACGATCGAAATAGAACGGCTCAACCGACTGATCCTGCAGAATTTTCGCGAGCAACTCGACCCGCATCCGGCCACCGAAATCACGCCCCTCAATCCCCGATTTCAGATCCGGGGCAACCTGCTGGAAACGACGGACGCCCAGGTGTTCATGCGCGCCCCGACCGCCACGCTGGAGTTGTTCCTGCTGCTGGCCCAGCACCCGGAACTAATCGACATGAGCGCATCGACGGCCCGCCAACTGCGCGCCAACCTGTCGGTCATCGATGCCGGTTTCCGCAAGAACCCCCACGCCAATCAGCTGTTTCTGGAGATTCTTCGGGGGGAGCGGGGCGTCTATCGCGCCCTCAAGGCCATGAACCTCTCCGGGGTGCTTGCCGCCTACATCCCCGCCTTCGGCCAGATCGTCGGACTCATGCAGTTCGACCTGTTCCACGCCTATACGGTCGACACCCATACCCTGCTCGTCACGCGCAACCTGCGTCGCTTCTCGCGCCCGGAGTTCGCCAACGAACTGCCCATGGCATCGGCGATCTTCTCGCGGATCGAGAAACCGGAAGTCCTGTACCTGGCCGGGCTATTCCACGACATTGCCAAGGGACGTGGCGGCGACCATGCCATCCTCGGCGCCGTCGACGCGCGGATCTTTGCCCAACAACACGGCCTGCCGGAGGAGGCGGTCGACCGCCTCGCCTGGCTGGTGGAAAACCATCTCCTGATGTCCTTCACCGCCCAGCGCCGTGATATCGAGGATCCGGCCATCATTCGCGAATTCGGTCAGAAGGTCGGCTCCCGCGAACGGCTCGACGAACTGTTTCTGCTGACGGTCGCCGATATCCGCGGCACCAACCCGAACCTTTGGAACGCCTGGCGCGACGCCCTGCTCAAGCGTCTGCACCAATTGACCAGCGCCTGGTTCGAGGAAGGCGAGCAAAGCGCGCACGAAACCATTCGGACAAACCGGACCGATGCCCAGGATCAAGGTGAAGCTGCCGGCCTGTCGCGCGCGGGACTCCAAGCCTGGCTAGCCGCGCTGCCGGATGATTACTTCCTGCGTACCGATACCCTGCCGATCCTGCAGCATGCCCGACTGGCGCTGGAGCAAACCCCGTTACCAACGCTCGAAATCAGCAGCGATCCCGAACAGCATGCGACGCAGATTCTGATCCTGACGAACGACCACCCGGCCCTGTTCGCGCATATCGTGGCCGAAATCGACCGACAGGGACTCAACGTGCAATCAGCCAACATGACCCTGATCCCCGCAACCCAACCGGATCAACCGGACCGCGCCCTGTTCGAGTTTTTCGCGTTGAATGGGCAAGGAGCTCCGGCGCTGGATGCCTGGAGCATCGAGCATCTGACCGAACGGCTGACCGAACGACTGGCCCACCCGGAAGGCGCCCCCCCGGTCATCAGGCGGCGCATGAAGCCGCAACTGGCCAGCATTGACGTCGCCACTCAGATCGAGTTTCTGCCAGATCGTGCTCGCCAGCGCACACTCGTGCAGATCAGCACCAAGGATCGCCCCGGCCTGCTGGCCGACCTGACCGAGGCCTTTGCCCGCGAAGGGGTGTTTCTGCGCCATGCCCGCATCAGCACCCTGGGCGAGCGGGTCGAGGATGCGTTCTATGTAGTTGATGCACGGGATCGACCGATCGAGGTTCAGGAAACCCGTACGCGACTGGAGGCCACGCTGCGCGACGCCATCAACAGCAGCGATCGATGA
- a CDS encoding RluA family pseudouridine synthase yields the protein MNTQTAGVTDTREPWLLCAEARDYLVVGKPCRMLSVPGKDAHKQDCLIVRVQQEFPEARIVHRLDWDTSGLLVLARNARAHSLLSQAFQDRKTKKRYIARIDAPLDPIEGDIDLPIGPDLERRPRYRIDPEHGRPSQTRYQVLDNHPDFTRVALEPITGRSHQLRVHLLAQGRPIQGDSLYHPEPARHERLMLHAERLGFPDPETGAWREFELPAPF from the coding sequence ATGAACACTCAGACCGCCGGCGTGACGGACACTCGCGAACCGTGGCTTCTGTGCGCAGAGGCTCGGGATTATCTCGTCGTGGGCAAGCCTTGCCGAATGCTGTCCGTGCCGGGCAAGGACGCCCACAAGCAGGATTGCCTGATCGTCCGCGTCCAACAGGAATTCCCGGAAGCGCGAATCGTGCACCGGCTGGACTGGGACACCTCGGGCCTGCTCGTCCTGGCGCGGAACGCCCGTGCGCATAGCCTGCTTTCACAGGCGTTTCAGGACAGAAAGACGAAAAAACGCTATATCGCGCGGATCGACGCGCCGCTGGATCCGATCGAAGGGGACATCGATCTGCCCATCGGGCCGGATCTCGAGCGACGGCCCCGTTACCGCATCGACCCGGAACACGGCCGCCCCTCCCAGACGCGGTACCAAGTTCTGGACAATCATCCCGATTTCACGCGGGTGGCTCTCGAACCGATCACCGGCCGCTCCCATCAACTGCGGGTTCATCTGCTGGCACAGGGCCGACCGATCCAGGGGGACTCGCTCTATCATCCCGAACCGGCCCGTCACGAACGACTGATGCTGCACGCCGAACGGCTGGGATTCCCCGATCCGGAAACCGGAGCCTGGCGGGAATTCGAACTCCCGGCACCATTCTGA
- a CDS encoding VOC family protein: MDEVRNGAILGVDHVSVVVSDAQASAAFYRQVLGLADADRPDLGFPGAWLRLSGTITLHLLELPNPDPATGRPEHGGRDRHVALRVADTAPFIARLDALSWPYTRSKSGRDAVFFRDPDGNALELVGLAA; this comes from the coding sequence ATGGATGAGGTGAGGAATGGGGCCATTCTGGGCGTGGATCACGTCAGCGTCGTGGTGTCAGACGCGCAGGCTTCGGCGGCGTTCTATCGGCAGGTGCTGGGATTGGCGGACGCGGATCGTCCGGATCTCGGCTTTCCGGGGGCCTGGCTGCGACTTTCCGGCACGATCACCTTGCACTTGCTCGAACTGCCCAACCCCGATCCCGCCACCGGTCGTCCGGAACATGGCGGTCGGGATCGTCACGTCGCGTTGCGCGTGGCGGATACCGCTCCGTTCATTGCGCGGCTCGACGCTCTGAGTTGGCCGTATACGCGGTCGAAATCCGGACGCGATGCCGTATTTTTCCGCGATCCCGACGGCAATGCCCTGGAGCTCGTCGGGCTGGCAGCTTGA